A stretch of DNA from Schizosaccharomyces osmophilus chromosome 2, complete sequence:
CTACGTAGCTTTGCCCGTTGTCATAGGTTTGATTGGTATAATCCTGTGCTTTTTAGTCTACCGTATGAACAAAGTATATGGGTGGGTTATGTATCAACGGCACGGGCCAGATCTTCACATGAGACGACGATACCTCATTTACGAAATCTTTGTTGCTTTGGTGAAGTTggatttttacttttgtaaGTTGTTTAGGGAGCATGGAAGCATAAGGGACGTTAGTTAACACAAATGTGTATAGGTTCTTGTTTAGCGATTCAAATAGCAATGATGAACAACCAACCGACGGAGGATCATTATGAAAAAACTCGGCTTGTTCTTATGCTATTATTAATTCCCTACactttgtttgttttgtctaTTTCGCTGTATGCTGTGCGTAAAGAAAGCTATGTTTTGATGATATACGTGGAGATGATGATGCTTGCAGGGTCGGCGTACTACTTGTACTATATGGTCGTTGTGTACAGtagcaaaagcaatttgtttttgaattatAACGTATATGCTTCCCTACCTGTGACACTAATAACCGTAACCCATGTGTTGACCACTTTTGCGGTAGGGATTACATGCATGATCAACTTTGGTCATGGACTTCGTGAATACTGTAAGTGGAAGGGTATCGGATTGTTGCTCACCAATATATTTAGTAAACTATttgaatcaaaagaaaaaggaagagtcGAAAAATGCATTGAATCTTCCAAGGTCTCGTAGACCCATTGACGATTAAAGAGTACCTATtccgttttctttttctttttccttttgatttttttgttttcgttaGCGTCGTCGTTGTTGTTTCATAGACAGGTTGGTTTTTTCGAGTTCCATTTAGAAAATTTTCTCCGTATTCCTTGCATAGGAAACTCTAATTATGAATTAATGTTTctcgttcttttcttgtgattttactttcttttcgtatAGTTTTGGTCCTTAATAAATATCCATGATCTTGCTTGTTTGCGGTTTTTATTTAGCCGTCGTTTTTGGGTTGCGCGTCTTTACAGGACAAGCTATTCTATCTATAGTCGTCTATTGTAGAATGGTCAATAAAAGTTTATTTATCTCTTTGGGTGACGGTCGCAAGTGGAATGGATGGAGAGTAGCTTATAGGAAAGGCATCCTATTTCAAGATGATGTTGGATTGatagaaaaacaaacaaaaaaaaagaagcttacTTTCCGATGTTTCCAAGATTACATTCCATACtaacaaatccaaaatgCTGTTTTTCTCATCTATAACACATAACCCAAGATACACTACACTCTCTAGTCAAAAGTCGCTCTTCAACGAAATTGCAACATCTCATT
This window harbors:
- a CDS encoding conserved fungal multispanning membrane protein, with protein sequence MKLLQSLGRFKYFLRSLAKSSLWFLLLITMEAVINLCFSSYTFGQYYHFAERIEIVNEAVTSMLVVILLGSLYLLYAGWEAVLQKNVVATSAVLLFHVSFFIYSIIQYVQLGFCLRYAHWIFSKSRFLPFRQINLYTSFSKYESVFNNSTFTFYNLQAFYVALPVVIGLIGIILCFLVYRMNKVYGWVMYQRHGPDLHMRRRYLIYEIFVALVKLDFYFCSCLAIQIAMMNNQPTEDHYEKTRLVLMLLLIPYTLFVLSISLYAVRKESYVLMIYVEMMMLAGSAYYLYYMVVVYSSKSNLFLNYNVYASLPVTLITVTHVLTTFAVGITCMINFGHGLREYLNYLNQKKKEESKNALNLPRSRRPIDD